The Faecalibacter bovis genome includes the window TTCCTTTCACAGAAATATCATAATCCATAGTCGTCGCTAAACCACTAATAGGATTACCAAATAAAGCTCCTCCAGCTGCTAATAATGTCCCTTTTTTAAAGAACTTCCTTCTGTCCATTTGTCTTTATGTTTTGTATGTATTTATGAATTATTTTTGGCTTGCCATTCGATAATTTCTTGTTCGTTCAATAAACAAGAATTTAATTCTTTTGTAATTTGATCTTTATCAATTCCTTGACCAATAAATACAATTTCTATCACACGATCTCCCCAAAATTTCGACCATTTAGCGTCAATCGTTTCTTTATTCATTTGGTAAGCTGCGTACATTTCACGCTCTTGCTTTGGAATAGCACACCACCAAGCGCCAGCAGGATCAATTCTGATACTTCCACCAGCTTGACTTAAGAAAATTGCATCATCAGGACGATTTGCCATCCAAAATAAACCTTTAGAACGGTAAACTGAAGGTGGGAAATTATCATTTAAGTAAGATAAAAAACGCTCAGCGTGAAAAGGTATTTTTTGACGATAAACAAAAGAAGTCATTCCATATTTTTCTTCCACGTGATGGTGATGATCGTGCGAACAATTTGGTCCACAAGTATGATCATGTTCATGATGATTATGTGAATGTTCTTCTTCCTCCAGCATTTTTACCCAAGCATCCATATCCTGAACTTTTTCGAAATCGAATAAATTAGTATTTAAGATTTCATCCAATTCAACTTCAGAGAATGTTGTCGGGATAATTTTCGCCGTTGGGTTTAATTTATGTATAAATGAAGTAATATTTTGCTGTGTTTCAGCATCGATTGCATCAATTTTATTTAAAAGAATTACGTTCGCAAATTCAATTTGATTGATTAATAAATCTACAATCGGGCGATCGTCATCGTTATTTTCAGTATAACCACGAGTAAAAACGTTTTCGTCTGTACCAAAATTTCTAAAGAAATTTAATGCATCAACTACATTAACTAAAGTATCTAAGCGAGCGTGTTTTGGAATATCAATTTTTCCGTCAGGAGAAACAAAATCTAACGTTTGTGCAATTGGTCCTGGATCAGAAATACCTGAACTTTCAATTACTAAATAATTGTATTTTCCGGATTGCGCTAATTCGTGGATGTTTTCTATTAAATCTTCACGAATTTCACAACAAACACATCCATTGCTTAATTCGACCAATTTTTCGTCTGATTGAATAAAATTGTTGTCACGAGCAATCATTTGTGCATCGATGTTTACTTCGCCCATATCGTTAACGATTACAGCTACTTTTAAACCTTTCTTGTTGTGTAAAATATGGTTAAGTAACGTTGTTTTTCCACTTCCTAAAAATCCCGAAAGTACCGTTACTGGTAATTTAGTTTGCATAATTTCTTAATGAATAAATCATACAAACTTACAGATAATTGAGCCAAGTTGAATTGAATTGTATGGATAAATTTGCTAAAATACTGTTAAGTGTTTACGCAAATATTAGGTTGATTATTTAAAACGTTTATTTTTGTTCAAAATCATTAAATTGTGTTTCAAGAAAGTTTAATAGGATTATTAATCCTAATGTTTTTTGTAGAGATCTACTTATACTGTGCATTTAAATCCTTTATTAAAAATAAAATTATTTTATTTGGTTGTATTTTATCAACTGTTTTCGTGATGTCATTTATGGCATACAACTTTCTTTTTTTTGATAGAAATATAGGTCAAACTCCAATGTTTATGTGGAGTGTAGGATTATTTATGCTAATTGCTTTTCCGAGAGCTATATTTTTAATTTTCTTTTTAATAGATGATTTGATTCGTATAATAGGATGGATTAAAAATCGATTACTTAAAACTCCTGTAAAACCTAAACAATATTTGCCTGCCAGACGCAAATTTATCTATGTAACTGCTGCAGGAATTGCAACTGTTTTATTCTCTAGTTTGGTACATGGAATGACTTTAGGAAAATATAATTACAAAGTTATTCGTGAAAAATTAGGCTATAAACGATTACCAAAGGCCTTCGACGGGTTTAAAATTCTGCATATCACAGATATTCATTCGGGAAGTATTGATAATAAAGAAAAAATTGAGGAAGCGATTCAAATGATTAATGAGCAAGAGTTTGATATTTTGCTTTTTACCGGTGATATTGTGAATAATTTTCATTGGGAAATGGATAAATGGATACCTGTTTTCAAAAAGATAAAAAAAGCTCCTTATGGAAATTTTGCAGTGTTAGGAAATCATGATTATGGTGAATATTCTGATTGGAAAACTGAAGAAGCGAAACAAGAAAATTTTGAAAAAATTAAAGGTATATTTCCTCAAATCGGTTTTGAATTACTTTTAAATGAAAATAAAATCATTGAAAAAGATGGTGAAAAAATTGCGTTAATTGGTGTAGAAAATTGGGGAGCACGATTTAAAAAAGCAGGAGATTTAAATTTAGCATCTAAAGGTTTAGATCAATCAATTTTTAAGATTTTGATGACTCACGATCCATCGCATTGGAATTTAGAAGTGAAGGATGATCAACGTATTTACGATTTAACGTTATCAGGTCATACACATGGGATGCAATTAGGAATTGAAGTTCCAAGTATTGGGTTAAAATGGAGTCCATCACAATATATTTATCCGCAATGGGCTGGTTTATATCAGCAAGAAGATAAATGGATAAATGTAAATCGTGGTTTTGGATACCATTTTTATCCTGGACGTGTTGGTGTTTGGCCAGAAATTACGGTTCTCGAATTACAATCTCTATAATTAAATGAAGCAATCCTATTGGATTGCTTTTTTTATTGATCTACGTTAATAATAATCATAGATATAAATGCTAAATTTAGATAATAAATTATACAACTATGAATGAAGAATTACAAAATATAGAAGTGGTAAAGAATGATGAAACAAATCGTTTTGAATTGACTGTTGATGGATTTATCGCCTTTATTGATTTTAAACAAGTTGATCAATTAATCAAATTAATTCATACCGAAGTTCCAGAAGAATTAGGTGGTAGAGGTGTAGCAGCTGCTTTAGTTGAAAAGACTTTGGTTTATATTGAAACTAATAACTATAAGCTTTATCCGTTTTGTCCGTACGTTTATGCATATATTTAAAGACATCCAGAATGGAAAAGAGTAGTGGATCCTACTTTTGTAAAATATGATGAATTATAACATTAAGCATAAAAAAAGGTCTGATTTATTTTAAATCAGACCTTTTTTTAATTGTTATATACTTTTTAATTAAGCTTTATCATCTTGAGTAAATTCTTGCTCAACTGCTACATGACCTTCCCATTTGTCAACAGCTACCGTAGATAAGGCGTTACCTAAAACATTAGTCATAGAACGAGCCATATCACAGAAGTGGTCAATTGGTAAAATTAAAGCAATTCCTTCTGGTGGAATTCCGAACATAGAACACGTGGCAACTACAACGATTAATGATGCTCGTGGAACTCCTGCAACACCTTTAGAAGTTAACATTAATACTAAAAGCATTAGTAATTGTTTTTCTAATGGCATATCAATTCCATACACTTGTGCAATAAATATAGATGCGAACGTCATATACATCATTGATCCATCTAAGTTGAATGAATATCCAAGAGGTAATGTAAAGGATACAATCTTCTTTTGTGCACCAAATTTCTCTAATTCTTCCACTAATTTTGGGAATACAGCTTCTGATGAAGTTGTAGAGAAAGCAATTAGTAAAGGAGCTTTAATATGACGTAATAAATCAATTAATCGTTTACCGATTATTAAATAACCAACGGCTAATAATACAATCCATAATAGGATAATTCCTAAAGAGAATGCGGCTAAATATTTTAGGTATAAAGCGAAAATACCGAATCCGTAATTAGCAACAGCTGCTGCAATTGTACCTAAAACACCTAATGGTGCAGTCCACATTACATATCCAACCATGATTAATACTACGTGAGAAATCTTGTCAAAAGCTTTAACTAAAGGTTCTCCTTCTTTTCCGAATGCTGCTAATGCGACACCAAAAAAGATAGAGAAAACAACAATTTGTAAGATTTCATTTGTAGAAAATGCTTCGAAAACAGATTTCGGAATCATGTGTTCTACAAAGTGTTGTAGTGATAAGTTTGATTTTGCTTTAAGTAAATCTTCAGCGGAACTGCTGTCTGGTGTTAAATCTAAACCTACACCTGGTTGTGTAATATTTACTACGATTAATCCAATCATTAAAGAGATTAACGATGCGGTAATGAACCATCCCATAGCACGACCACCAACGCGACCAACCATCTTCATATCACCCATTTTGGCAATACCAACAACTAAAGTTGAGAAGACTAAAGGTGCAATAATCATCTGAATTAATCGAATAAAAATCGTACCTAAGATTTTAATGTTCGCAGAGAACGAAGCAATAAATTCTGGCGAAGTATTGTAGTGGACAAATCCCCCTAGAACAACTCCTAATACAAGCGCAACAATAATTGCGATGAAAAGTTTATTGTTTTTCATTATTAATTTTATTTGTACCAAAACTAATGTTTTTTTACAAAATCTTAACAATAATTAGATACAATTAAATCGAATTAGGATATTGGTTTTCCTAATTGAATAATTAAGAATAAATTAGTCTAAAACGGATTATCGTAATCTTTTATTCTTTGTTATTTTGAAAAGGAATCGATGGATTTAGTATTTCTTCGATTAATAAACTTAACGGCTCTTTTGTTAATTCAATAATAGATTGATCGATAATGGTAGATTTATCCAATTTTAATTTGAATAATTCTTTCTTAGGAAATTTAATTGGATAAATACAAAGCTCAATTGTTTTATTAAAATTTTCAGGATTTGAGTAAAATAAATGTGCGTAAAAAGCTAATTGTAATTCTTTGGCTTTGTCGCTGTCTTCAAAAATAACATTCACTTTTTCTGAGTCAATTTTTACATCTTTTGCAAATCCAGTTTTATAATCGATGATACGAATTTGTCCATCAACTTGATCAATTCTGTCAATTACACCTTGTAATTTTATTTTTCTTCCACTAGAAAGTTCGAAATCTATATAATACTTTTGCTCTAACTGTTTGATTATGAATTCAGAATTTTTAGCTGTATTTCGGTCTTTTTCTAAAACTCCATTTACAATTCTTTCTGCGATTTTATAAACCAAATAATTTGGACCTTGATCTGTGTGTCCATCTTTATATTGCTCTTTAAAGAATTTTTGAAGCGATTGATCTTTAATCTTATCAATCATCACAAAATCTTCTTTAATCATTATCTTATTTATAAAAGGCGTATATAATTCCTCTAAAGTTTCATGTACAATATTTCCCAAAGTCTTAGCAGAAACCATTTCTTCAGCTTCTTCAACTTCCTGAACTCCGAAAACACGTTGTTCGTAAAAATCCAATTGATTTCTTAAATATGAAGACAACGAAGAAGGTGAAATCCCTTTTTCGTTCGCCCAAATATTTAATTTTTCCATGGTATGTGGCGTTTTTTCTATTACAATTTCCCTTAAAGGTTTCGTAACAAAACTTGGAGCTGCAAATGATTCTTTGATTTGATGATTACTTTCAAATTTGATTTGAGAAATGAATCGAGATTTTTCTCCAGAACCCATTCCATCAGCTTCGGTATTATAAACTAAATGAATATTTTTTCCGCGTTGAATTAAACGATAGAAGTGATAAGCATAAATTGCATCATTTTCTGTAAAAGTATTTAGTCCCATTTCCTTGCGAATATCATAAGGAACAAACGTGTTATTTTGTCGTCCTAATGGTAAAATTTCATCGTTTACAGATGTCATGATGATATTGTCAAAATTAATCAATCGGGTTTCTAATAATCCCATCAGCTGTAAACCTTTTAAAGGTTCACCGATAAAGGCGATAGATTCTGATTGAACAATTTTATTGTATAATAAATACAAAGTTCGATAATCTTTTACATCTGTCACCTCTTTTAAATTATCCGCTAATTGAACAAATACTTTTTTAAAGTAGAAAAGATATTCTTTTAATAACAGGTACTTAAAATCAGAACCATCGTTTAAATATGTATGTTGAATAATGTCTTCTGTCCAATTTTTTAAGTGATTCACAAAATCAGGCAAAGATTGTGGAATGACAAATAAAGATTTGAAAATATTATCTTGTAAACTTCCTTGTAACGTTTTTTCTGCGTTAAAAATTCGATTGTTTTTACGAATAGTATTGGATGTTTCTCTTGATGATGAAGTAGAAAATTTAGATAAAGTTCTATTTTCTAAAATTTGTAAAACATTTTTGAAATAGAAAGTTTTTCCTTTTCCTAACTTTTCACGATTCATTTGTAATTCAAATACAGATTTGAAAAACTGAGCTAACGGAACTGATTTCAACGGAATTCCCATCGAAATATTTAAATATGTAATATTTTCAGGTAATGAATTTAAGATTGCTGGTAAAATAGATTCATCTGCTAAAATCAATGCTGTTTTTTTGATTTCATCCTCATCCATTTTTGCAAGAATATCCGAAATGTATTTTGCTTGTCCAACTTGTTTAGCAACACCTGTTACGTGTATATTTTTTTCTTTAGAAAATTCGTCAAAAGTCCATTTCCAATCTTGTACTTTTTGCTTGTAACGGCGCATAAATGCACCAGCTTCTTGATTCGGATTTTCTAAATAGTATTTGTCTGCATCCCAATATATTTTTGCAATATGATGTTTATCAAAACTGAATAAAATCTTTTGTTCAGCCTCAGTTAAGGCATTAAAACCAGCAAAAACAAATTGATCTTTTTGTGCAGCGATAATTTCTTCTACTTTATCAGCCGCTAAACGGAAAACTAAACCAGCATAACCTTGGCTATTCGCAGTTAAATCTTCACGCAATTGAAAATAAAATTTAGTAACAACTTGCCAAAACAAAATGTGTTTTTGCATGACTTCGTTCTTATTGACAAAGATTTCATCTTTTCCCCATTTTTCAATACGTTCAATAGAAACCAAATAATCTAAAATTTTTGCAGGATCAACGAGAGAAGAATCAATATCATCAAAATCTTTTAAAATTGTAGGTCCCCATTTAATGAAATCTTCAAATGTATCAGGTTTTTCAACTACTTTTTTATAGGATTGATAGGCTTTAAACCAAAGATTAATTCCAGAAATAATTTCTAATTGTGCTATTTCTGCCATAAAATCTTCGACACTAATCATTTTAGGTAAAATCAAGGTATGCGCTTGTTTCTGAAACTCTTGTCGAAAGAATAACATTGGGCGTTTACCTGGTAAAACTAGGGTTGTGTTTAAGAAATCAGTTTTTTGATTTAATAAATCAGCAACTACATTTTCAATAAATTGTGACATGATTTTAGGCTTGAAATATGTTGTAAAATTAGTATTTATAATGACAAAAGATGTCGTTTAATTTACAGTTTCAGATTTTATTAATTCACCATTTTTAAAATAATCTTTTTGAAATAATTTGCCTTCTTCAGTATAAATGTAAATTTCTCCATTTCCCATGTTAAAAGGGCCACAGTACAAAATATTACCTTTTCTATCGTAACAATTTGCTATTTTATTTGGTTTACCATTTATGTACAAAATACGAGCTTTTGGATTACCATTTTTATAAAAATATTCAAAAACACCTTCCTGTAAATCATTAACCATCATTCCTTTACTTTCTAGTCTTGTATTAGGATGATACGTTTCAATTATACCATTTATGGCTCCATTAATATAAGGTACGATACTTTGTACAGCGCCGTCTAGATGATAATTAATTGTTTCACCATCTTTTATATTTTGAGCATTATAAGTAACGATAGATTTAATTCGGCCATTGTTAAAACGTAAAACTTCTTCGTAATGCGTTTGTGCTTTAACTATATTTCCTATTAGTATAAAAATTATTATTGTGATATAATTTCTCATGATTTGATTTGTGTGATTTTAGTTTGAAATAAATTCTCGAACGATTCCATAATTTTTGTTCTAGTAATTTCTGTATTTACAAAATAAAACATTAATCCAAAAAACAATAATAGAATTGAAAATCCAATACCTATAATTGATAATGTATAAATTGAAAATAAGAGAATTATGCTAATTATAGTGAACCAAATTGGAATAAATATTTTTACAAAAGATTTTTGTTTTAAGTGAAATGTAATGATAGTTGAATTGTTTGAAGAAATTTGAAAATCTCCATGTATTATTGGAATATAGGATTTGTTTCCTGAAGTCACTTTTTCAATTATAAATGAATCTTTGAAAACTTTTCCTTCAAAAATTTTATTAGGTGTAAATAATCTAAATTTCTTTTCAATTGTATTTTCGAATAATATTT containing:
- a CDS encoding CobW family GTP-binding protein, with amino-acid sequence MQTKLPVTVLSGFLGSGKTTLLNHILHNKKGLKVAVIVNDMGEVNIDAQMIARDNNFIQSDEKLVELSNGCVCCEIREDLIENIHELAQSGKYNYLVIESSGISDPGPIAQTLDFVSPDGKIDIPKHARLDTLVNVVDALNFFRNFGTDENVFTRGYTENNDDDRPIVDLLINQIEFANVILLNKIDAIDAETQQNITSFIHKLNPTAKIIPTTFSEVELDEILNTNLFDFEKVQDMDAWVKMLEEEEHSHNHHEHDHTCGPNCSHDHHHHVEEKYGMTSFVYRQKIPFHAERFLSYLNDNFPPSVYRSKGLFWMANRPDDAIFLSQAGGSIRIDPAGAWWCAIPKQEREMYAAYQMNKETIDAKWSKFWGDRVIEIVFIGQGIDKDQITKELNSCLLNEQEIIEWQAKNNS
- a CDS encoding metallophosphoesterase encodes the protein MFQESLIGLLILMFFVEIYLYCAFKSFIKNKIILFGCILSTVFVMSFMAYNFLFFDRNIGQTPMFMWSVGLFMLIAFPRAIFLIFFLIDDLIRIIGWIKNRLLKTPVKPKQYLPARRKFIYVTAAGIATVLFSSLVHGMTLGKYNYKVIREKLGYKRLPKAFDGFKILHITDIHSGSIDNKEKIEEAIQMINEQEFDILLFTGDIVNNFHWEMDKWIPVFKKIKKAPYGNFAVLGNHDYGEYSDWKTEEAKQENFEKIKGIFPQIGFELLLNENKIIEKDGEKIALIGVENWGARFKKAGDLNLASKGLDQSIFKILMTHDPSHWNLEVKDDQRIYDLTLSGHTHGMQLGIEVPSIGLKWSPSQYIYPQWAGLYQQEDKWINVNRGFGYHFYPGRVGVWPEITVLELQSL
- a CDS encoding GNAT family N-acetyltransferase — protein: MNEELQNIEVVKNDETNRFELTVDGFIAFIDFKQVDQLIKLIHTEVPEELGGRGVAAALVEKTLVYIETNNYKLYPFCPYVYAYI
- a CDS encoding dicarboxylate/amino acid:cation symporter codes for the protein MKNNKLFIAIIVALVLGVVLGGFVHYNTSPEFIASFSANIKILGTIFIRLIQMIIAPLVFSTLVVGIAKMGDMKMVGRVGGRAMGWFITASLISLMIGLIVVNITQPGVGLDLTPDSSSAEDLLKAKSNLSLQHFVEHMIPKSVFEAFSTNEILQIVVFSIFFGVALAAFGKEGEPLVKAFDKISHVVLIMVGYVMWTAPLGVLGTIAAAVANYGFGIFALYLKYLAAFSLGIILLWIVLLAVGYLIIGKRLIDLLRHIKAPLLIAFSTTSSEAVFPKLVEELEKFGAQKKIVSFTLPLGYSFNLDGSMMYMTFASIFIAQVYGIDMPLEKQLLMLLVLMLTSKGVAGVPRASLIVVVATCSMFGIPPEGIALILPIDHFCDMARSMTNVLGNALSTVAVDKWEGHVAVEQEFTQDDKA
- a CDS encoding PD-(D/E)XK nuclease family protein, yielding MSQFIENVVADLLNQKTDFLNTTLVLPGKRPMLFFRQEFQKQAHTLILPKMISVEDFMAEIAQLEIISGINLWFKAYQSYKKVVEKPDTFEDFIKWGPTILKDFDDIDSSLVDPAKILDYLVSIERIEKWGKDEIFVNKNEVMQKHILFWQVVTKFYFQLREDLTANSQGYAGLVFRLAADKVEEIIAAQKDQFVFAGFNALTEAEQKILFSFDKHHIAKIYWDADKYYLENPNQEAGAFMRRYKQKVQDWKWTFDEFSKEKNIHVTGVAKQVGQAKYISDILAKMDEDEIKKTALILADESILPAILNSLPENITYLNISMGIPLKSVPLAQFFKSVFELQMNREKLGKGKTFYFKNVLQILENRTLSKFSTSSSRETSNTIRKNNRIFNAEKTLQGSLQDNIFKSLFVIPQSLPDFVNHLKNWTEDIIQHTYLNDGSDFKYLLLKEYLFYFKKVFVQLADNLKEVTDVKDYRTLYLLYNKIVQSESIAFIGEPLKGLQLMGLLETRLINFDNIIMTSVNDEILPLGRQNNTFVPYDIRKEMGLNTFTENDAIYAYHFYRLIQRGKNIHLVYNTEADGMGSGEKSRFISQIKFESNHQIKESFAAPSFVTKPLREIVIEKTPHTMEKLNIWANEKGISPSSLSSYLRNQLDFYEQRVFGVQEVEEAEEMVSAKTLGNIVHETLEELYTPFINKIMIKEDFVMIDKIKDQSLQKFFKEQYKDGHTDQGPNYLVYKIAERIVNGVLEKDRNTAKNSEFIIKQLEQKYYIDFELSSGRKIKLQGVIDRIDQVDGQIRIIDYKTGFAKDVKIDSEKVNVIFEDSDKAKELQLAFYAHLFYSNPENFNKTIELCIYPIKFPKKELFKLKLDKSTIIDQSIIELTKEPLSLLIEEILNPSIPFQNNKE
- a CDS encoding toxin-antitoxin system YwqK family antitoxin, coding for MRNYITIIIFILIGNIVKAQTHYEEVLRFNNGRIKSIVTYNAQNIKDGETINYHLDGAVQSIVPYINGAINGIIETYHPNTRLESKGMMVNDLQEGVFEYFYKNGNPKARILYINGKPNKIANCYDRKGNILYCGPFNMGNGEIYIYTEEGKLFQKDYFKNGELIKSETVN